The DNA sequence cccttggagaatgccaaacccaagctgttttggcttcagcatgtctgctgttgcctgactaactgctctagcagcagccttagcgacgaggcgccggagtgaattgcccacagctatcggtctgattcctctctCCTTTttccctcagggcacagagggtagcgccaaaaaaggaaGGCCGTGTGATCTCTTGTATGttaccagctagacatgtgttggagaatctagttagttccatcaggaggccctgtgcaatgtctcccagggcagggttgagcatttgtttgatgtggttgggtcttagtcctgtgaacccacctgctgatcccgaTGGGAAAGataagctgctttatgcaccatggattcgagcacacacaggggttctgctctggagaCAGACTAGTAGAACACTGTCATCACGTGGAGCTCTGTGTGGGTGTTTTTCTCACAGGGCTTGTACTGTATCGGCGATGGCAACTGTATCCtcgctggtgatgactctgaacgCTCCTGTGTTGCCTTATTCTATTTTCCTGCTAACTGTTGTTCAGATTTTGGGTGCCTCGGTTCTGTTGTTAAAACCTTTAAGGCGGTGGATGTTTATGACATGGGTGggaaggggtgcctggttgtcctctctaggaaaactatttatagccataatgaccgaggaagcaagtggtttgtgtctccttgcagggacagctagacatatgttaccaaacaggagaaggttgcgccAGGATTAGATGGTTTCAGGAGAGTCAttaacctttttcaagaggctggatagtttgactGCTGCCTGGACCGGGCAGCTTTgtgggatgtgctgcaaggttccaaccgatgtcgctttgatggcttctagtaggtgctctgtcgaaatgaagctgttggaggtgttttccctgactgctggtgtGGGGCGTTgatttttacttatatatatatatatatatatatatatatatatatatatatatatatatatatatatatatatatatatatatagggctatatccccaacatcccgtcggcacttggtggtaaacttgggcataattatttcatcgaatcacctcactttgtggggccacgtgagcaattaccaccaagtgccgtcgggatgttagggatatagcctcggctaccaacgtcttttgtacggtcacgatTGACCAACCCCTCTCCCGTCACTTTGTCctgcacaccatcccccactccactgtcccctcttcctcctaaccatctcccactcccccgtccccttgtcctctctaAAATTCCCTcccctccaccgtcccctcgtcctccccaacatccACCACCCCTGtcccttgtcttccccaccattctccattccattGTCCCCTCGTCcacactatcccccactcccccgtcccacatttatatatatatatatatatatatatatatatatatatatatatatatatatatatatatatatatatatatatatatatatatatatatatatatatatatatatgtcgtacctaatagccagaactcacttctcagcctactatgcaaggccctatttgcctaataagccaagttttactgaattaatatattttctcaaatttttttcttatgaaatgataaagctacccatttaattatgtatgaggtcaatttttattattggagttaaaattaacgtagatatatgaccgaacctaaccaaccctacctaacctaacctaacctatctttataggttaggttaggttaggtagccgaaaatgttaggttaggttaggttaggtaggttaggtagtcgaaaaacaattaattcatgaaaacttggcttattaggcaaattgggccttgcatagtaggctgagaagtgcgttctggctactaggtacgacatatatatatatatatatatatatatatatatatatatatatatatatatatatatatatatatatatatatatatatatatatatatatactgagaggTGTATATAATATCTCCCTTCTCAGTGTATTTATACTGAGAGTTTACGTTCGCACCTGTGTAAGTTTAAGATGAAACTATATATGCTTTTTAATCGGTAAGCTGTTTTAGTGGACTTAATAACCTTCACGCTATTCATTGGCATTAAAAACTCTCGCggttgattggccttaataaGTCGCACAGTTGATTGGCCTTAATAAGTCGCACAGTTGATTGGCCTTAATAAGTCGCACggttgattggccttaataactctcgCGGTTGATTGGCCTTAATAGCTCGCTCggttgattggccttaataactctcgCGGTTGATTGGCCTTACCAACCCTCTCGAGGTTGATAGAGCATAATCCAATCAGAACTAGGATGACAAACACAAAATTTATTTGCAACACGTTACACAAATCATCACAATAATGACTGAACTAAACAGGTGTACAACAGTCTGAATCAGATTGTACATTTGTGTTATAAAGCATTTGCCTAGCATGATATATATTGAACTAGCATGATATATATTGAACTAGCATGATATATATTGAACTAGCATGATATATATTGAACTAGCATGATATATTGAAAGGTGATATATGTTAGAGAGAAAAATAGGATTGATTACCATTAGAGTGGTAAGAGAGGATATTGGGACAAattataccacaaaattggacgaGGAAATGCCAATTTCAGGAACTAATATGTGCAACGTGACAAGGGTCTTAGACTCTCTGAGTGGCCGAAGTGGGTGTGATCTTGTTATTCTTAGTGTGGAATATTGGTGGGTGATCTTGGGTCTTCTGACTGGAATATTGGTGGGTGATCTTGGGTCTTCTGGCTGGAATATTAGTGGGTGATCTTAGGTCATCTGACTGGAATATTGGTGGGTGATCTTGGGTCTTCTGGCTGGAAGATTAGTGTGTGATCTTAGGTCTTCTGACTGGAAGATTAGTGTGATCTTAGGTCCTCTGTATGGAATATTGGTGGGTGATCTTGGGTCTTCTGTATGGAATATTAGTGGGTACGAGAATAGTTCACGAGAATTGTCCAAAATAGACCTGAAGTGGCCGTAGTAAACCACCCCTAACAGATCTTTGGGTACTAGCGCCAGAAACAGAATCTATGGATTAAGGGCGCCCTAAAATGATACCCAAGAGGAGTCCCTAAAAATATATCCAGAGAGCGTGGGGGGGAAGGGGATTGTGGCGCTTAATTGCATAAATGTTTCTAAGTTTATTGATATTTTTAAGGACTTCTGGACGTATCAACGAGGTGTAGTGGTCCATAAAGAGTTTCTATGGTGTTTAATATTCCCTGGGATTGTATGGTATTTAAAATTATCTGGGGGATTGTATGGTATTTAAAATCCTCTGGGGAATTGTATGGTATTTAAAATCCTCTGGGGGATTGTATTTTGCTTAAAATACCATGTGATTGTCTAGGATTTCCAGGCAACTCAAGGAAAATAGTCAGTCTCAGATCTACCCTGGGAGTCTTCAGGCGGCCATGAAAGCGTGTCTGGTGTCTAGGCTGCCTTATGTGTATGTCTAACATGTCTAGACTGCCCGCATGGACGTGTTCAGGGAGTATGGACTGCCCTAGGAGTGTGTCCATGGTATCTAGAATGCCAATTGAGAGCTGGCTCATTGTTCAGACTGTCCTGGGAACGTGGGTGTCTAACCTTCCCTTGGAGCGTGACCAAGGCGATTACCCTGGGAGTGTTTAGAGTGTCTAGACTACCCTGGAAGCATGTCTAGTGTGTCACAGACTGCATTGAGAGCGAGTCCAGGGTACCTAAACTGCCCTGAAAGGGTGTCTTGGGCGTCAGGGGCTGCCCTGAAAGAGTGTCTAAAGCATGTATACTGCCCTGGGAGCGGGTTAGTGGTGTCCAGACGGTGCTGGGGGCAGTGTGTCCGTTCACAGTAATCTAATTCGTGGCCTAACGCCCTCCTGGGGGGCCGATAATTCGGATGCCAGTCTCCATGGTGGGCTGGCCGTCCTCCCTACTACTCACACCTCGCTTATCATCCCtatttttactctctctctctctctctctctctctctctctctctctctctctctctctctctctctctctctctctctctctctctctttctctctcgctctatgCATCATATTTAACTTGTTCTTATAATTTTAACTTATTTCTCATCAACACTTCTTTTTTATCTCTGCCCCTAGTTGCTGCTGCTATAAAATCGTATATCATTTGTGGCATATGTCCTCGGTGTCATATATCCTCTGTGTCCATGTGCTATATAACAGaggatatataatatatgtatcctCTGTATAATATTCTATTGAATGATTTTAGTTATATTGCTCTTTTGGCTGTTCAGTGTCACATATCCACTTGAATGTTCCGTAGTATCTCCACTCTGAATATTTCGTATCAATATCCTCTTTAAATTTTCCGTGTGATGTTTTGGGATGAGGTGAAGAGGAAGTACCTCATAGTTCCATTGTATCTTGTCACTCTCCTGTTTGCGAGATAACTGGTGCTGTGTGTTGTATGTTCCGTCGTGGGCTGGAAGTTGGCAGAGTGAACTTTGGTTGTAGTTGGCTTGTGATGTGTGGCTTGGTTTGTTTGTTGTGTGGCTTGGTTTGTTTGTTGCCTCGCCCAGTCTCCTGttgtcgctgtatctgtcgattacATTGGTGCTGTTTGTGAgtgtatctctggtgatggtctggttatgtataGATATTATACGTTCTTTTATAAGTCCTTGTTGCTCGTGCATTGTTAAGAGTCTTGaaagggatgttgttgtcttgcctaaatATTGACTTCGTTAGAGGGGGAaggtgacagtccccaagtgggtgtGTGAAGGCAGAGACAACATTTGTCTCTTTCAAGGTGTTGTGTTTGGTGTCAGGAGAGTTGGTCATGCTCAAGTTGCCAGTCTTCTGCCTCTTGTAGTATATTATTAGTTCAGCCTTCTGCTTGGTGTCAGTAAGGGTCATATTTACGTCAGTAATGTTTTACAAGACCCTCTCCGCCGTTTTGTGGGTCAGGGAGAAGAAGTTCctatagaatatatattaatagTGGAATGGCTCTTTgtgatatagtatatataatgtatatataatgctAGCATGCATTGATCTATATATGTATTTTATCACGCGTGGGTGTATCTGTATGTATATACGAATTGCTTGAAGAACGCTCCTAATGTAGCGATTTGAGGCCTTATCATATTAGCTCCTAAAAGCGATAATTAACTATCCCCCTCCATTCGTGACTGAATGTCCTTCTTCCACTTCGTTCATAGGATAGGATATATTTGAACAACCAATCAAACGTTCTGAATATTTAATGGAATACTCGCTTAAATAGTCAGTCTGTGCCACTTCATTTCTTTTTAATCAGCCTCCATATTAAATATTCAAGTCAAATATCTCGCAAATAAACATTCGTGTTTCCCTAAACTGTTGTTGTTTCCATGGCATGAAAGGATCGAGAAGCATTCATAATAATTTGAAAGAACCTAAAGAAGGGAATTGGAAAATGAAAAATCGTAAATAATCATGAATAAGGGAGGCGAAGACGTCTCCTGACGGAGCTGACAGCTCCCACAAGTCCAGGAAATTAGTTTCAATGTCGCCAGAGGAGGAGAAAATATGAACATAACTTGGAGCATTGCAATTTTTTCCGAGCTCACTTCTGTAGGTAATACGTgcctttagtgtgtgtgtatatatatatatatatatatatatatatatatatatatatatatatatatatatatatatatatatatatatatatatatatatatatatatatacgtttacaTCAGTATTCAAATGCGTATACTAAAATACGTTATACACCCGTGGCATATGGCTGGTGTTATCAAGAACAAGATGCAGAGCAGCAGTGGACAAGAACCAGGACACAGAGCAGCAGTGGGCAAGAACCAGACTCACAGCAGCAGTGGGCAAGAACCAGACACAGAGCAGCAGTGGGCAAGAACCAGGACACAGAGCAGCAGTGGGCAAGAACCAGACACACAGCAGCAGTGGGCAAGAACCAGACACAGAGCAGTTGTGGGCAAGAACCAGACACAGAGCAGCAGTAGACAAGAACCAGGACACAGAGCAGCAGTGGGCAAGAACCAGGACACAGAGCAGCAGTGGGCAAGAACCAGACACAGAGCAGCAGTGGACAAGAACCAGACACAGAGCAGCAGTGGGCAAGAACCAGACACAGAGCAGTAGTGGGCAAGAACCAGACACAGAGCAGCAATGGACAAGAACCAGACACAGAGCAGCAGTGGGCAACAACCAGACACAGAGCAGTAGTGGGAAAGAACCAGACACAGAGCAGCAGTGGACAAGACCCAGGACACAGAGCAGTAGTGGGCAAGAACCAGACACAAAGCAGCAGTGGACAAGAACCAGACACAGAGCAATAGTGGGCAAGAACCAGACACAGAGCAGCAGTGGACAAGAACCAGGACACAGAGCAGCAGTGGGCAAGAACCAGGACACAGAGCAGCAGTGGGCAAGAACCAGACACAGAGCAGCAGTGGGCAAGAACCAGACACAGAGCAGCAGTGGGCAACAACCAGACACAGAGCAGTAGTGGGCAAGAACCAGACACAGAGCAGCAGTGGACAAGAACCAGACACAGAGCAGTAGTGGGCAAGAACCAGACACAGAGCAGCAGTGGACAAGAACCAGGACACAGAGCAGTAGTGGGCAAGAACCAGACACAAAGCAGCAGTGGACAAGAACCAGACACAGAGCAGTAGTGGGCAAGAACCAGACACAGAGCAGCAGTGGACAAGAACCAGGACACAGAGCAGTAGTGGGCAAGAACCAGACACAGAGCAGCAGTGGACAAGAACCAGACACAGAGCAGCAGTGGGCAAGAACCAGACACAGAGCAGCAGTGGACAAGAACCAGGACACAGAGCAGCAGTGGGCAAGAACCAGACACAGAGCAGCAGTGGACAAGAACCAGACACAGAGCAGTAGTGGGCAAGAACCAGACACAGAGCAGCAGTGGGCAAGAACCAGACACAGAGCAGCAGCGGACAAGAACCAGGCACAGAGCAGCAGTGGGCAAGAACCAGGACACAGAGCAGCAGTGGGCAAGAACCAGGACACAGAGCAGCAGTGGGCAAGAACCAGACACAGAGCAGCAGAGGGCAAGAACCAGGACACAGAGCAGCAGTGGACAAGAACCAGGACACAGAGCAGTAGTGGGCAAGAACCAGACACAGAGCAGCAGTGGACAAGAACCAGGACACAGAGCAGCAGTGGACAAGAACCAGACACACAGCAGCAGTGGACAAGAACCAGACACAGAGCAGCAGTGGGCAAGAACCAGACACAGAGCAGCAGTGGACAAGAACCAGGACACAGAGCAGCAGTGGGCAAGAACCAGACACAGAGCAGCAGTGGACAAGAACCAGACACAGAGCAGCAGTGGGCAAGAACCAGGACACAGAGCAGCAGTGGCCAAGAACCAGACACAGAGCAGCAGTGGACAAGAACCAGGCACAGAGCAGCAGTGGGCAAGAACCAGGACACAGAGCAGCAGTGGGCAAGAACCAGGACACAGAGCAGCAGTGGGCAAGAACCAGACACAGAGCAGCAGTGGGCAAGAACCAGGACACAGAGCAGCAGTGGGCAAGAACCAGGACACAGAGCAGCAGTGGACAAGAACCAGACACAGAGCAGCAGTGGACAAGAACCAGGACACAGAGCAGCAGTGGGCAAGAACCAGGACACAGAGCAGCAGTGGGCAAGAACCAGACACAGAGCAGCAGTGGACAAGAACCAGGACACAGAGCAGCAGTGGGCAAGAACCAGGACACAGAGCAGCAGTGGGCAAGAACCAGACACAGAGCAGAAGTGGACAAAAACCAGACACAGAGCAGCAGTGGGCAAGAACCAGACACACAGCAGCAGTGGACAAGAACCAGACACAGAGCAGCAGTGGGCAAGAACCAGACACAGAGCAGCAGTGGACAAGAACCAGTACACAGAGCAGCAGTGGACAAGAACCAGGACACAGAGCAGCAGTGGGCAAGAACCAGACACAGAGCAGCAGTGGACAAGAACCAGACACAGAGCAGCAGTGGGCAAGAACCAGGACACAGAGCAGCAGTGGGCAAGAACCAGACACAGAGCAGCAGTGGACAAGAACCAGGCACAGAGCAGCAGTGGGCAAGAACCAGGACACAGAGCAGCAGTGGGCAAGAACCAGGACACAGAGCAGCAGTGGGCAAGAACCAGACACAGAGCAGCAGTGGGCAAGAACCAGGACACAGAGCAGCAGTGGGCAAGAACCAGGACACAGAGCAGCAGTGGACAAGAACCAGACACAGAGCAGCAGTGGGCAAGAACCAGGACACAGAGCAGCAGTGGGCAAGAACCAGGACACAGAGCAGCAGTGGGCAAGAACCAGACACAGAGCAGCAGTGGACAAGAACCAGGACACAGAGCAGCAGTGGGCAAGAACCAGGACACAGAGCAGCAGTGGGCAAGAACCAGACACAGAGCAGCAGTGGACAAAAACCAGACACAGAGCAGCAGTGGGCAAGAACCAGGACACAGAGCAGCAGTGGGCAAGAACCAGGACACAGAGCAGCAGTGGGCAAGAACCAGACACAGAGCAGCAGTGGGCAAGAACCAGGCACAGAGCAGCAGTGGGCAAGAACCAGGACACAGAGCAGCAGTGGGCAAGAACCAGACTCAGAGCAGCAGTGGACAAGAACCAGGACACAGAGCAGCAGTGGGCAAGAACCAGACACAGAGCAGCAGTGGGCAAGAACCAGGCACAGAGCAGCAGTGGGCAAGAACCAGGACACAGAGCAGCAGTGGGCAAGAACCAGACACACAGCAGCAGTGGGCAAGAACCAGACACAGAGCAGCAGTGGACAAGAACCAGGACACAGAGCAGCAGTGGGCAAGAACCAGACACACAGCAGCAGTGGGCAAGAACCAGACACAGAGCAGCAGTGGGCAAGAACCAGGCACAGAGCAGCTGCTGGCAGCAATATGCTTAACATGAGCCTCAGTCCCGGTTGTCCTGCTGTTGACTCCTGTCTTTCTCAGTACACAGGTAAATAATCAACCCTCCTTAGCAAGCGTGATCTGTCTCGGCTCTTTGTCCTTCAGTGCACTCCTCCTGTCTCTTCTTGTCCTGTCTCTTTCTGAGTCTATTTTTTCATTCTGTATTATTTCACCCTTAATAAGCCTTTCTCTTCCCTCTTCTGCTTACTTTGTTTGGTTTTAATTTTGTCGTATTGATCAATATTCCTTTGGCAATGTCGCCTGTTGATACATTGTTATGTTAGCTCCGGTTTGTAATGTCTTGCTTCGACCCTTTCCCATCACTTTCCCATCAGTTCCCGTCACTTCCCGTCACCTCGCCTTTCCTTTTGCTTCATATTGAATTCCTCTCTAAATCTTGCTCAGTTACTGCTTAATACGTCTCTGAAGACGGATCAAAACGTCGCCTCTGTCGTTTTATTTCGTGTGTTTGGCTCAGACTTTGGCTCCCTTTATTTCATTCCCCacgaccacaacacctccaccccaGCCACAACACCgtctcccaccccccctcccctccaccacaacacccgcccCTCTCCACCACAACATCCCCTCCATCCCACCTAacaccccccctcacctctcaacaCCCTCCTCCttgcaacactccccccccccttaacacACCCACTCCTGATTGCTTCCCCCGCACCCTATATAACACGCCTTCTCTTTAACACCagcacccaccccacccacacatcCCTTGAAGACCCCTATCCCgtcctcctccccaccccccccccctacctccccacccacccacccacccactccttAAGTCCCCTCtcccgtcctcccccccccccaccacccaccccacccacacaccccttgAAGACCCCTATCccgtcctccccccccacccactccttAAGTCCCCTCGTTGCAACAACTTCCTATGAAAGCCGATGTCAAAAACAATTTCGAACGCCTCTGTGAAGACTGTTCAGGGCACCCATTATAAAGTTATTGATGTTGGAGCGAGCAGTGAATTTCCTATTTTCCTGGCCTTAGTGGGGAGAGGTGTGGGCGTGAATGGGAGTTGAATGAAATAGAAGGGGGTTGATGAGTTCATGGATTAGGGAGAGGGATTTGTGAATGAAATAGGGGGGAAGATACGCAGTCAGAACCTCGGCATACCTGCAACCTTCTGTAATTACCCAATTAAGCGGACAGGCAGCACAAACTACCTCATTAAGGTAGTGATTAGAAGCGACATACAAGGGAGGATCTGTCCCAGGACTCACACGGGTATGGACACTTACCAGAAGACTCACAGGGGCGTGAACACTTACCAGAGGACTCACACGGGCGTGGACACTTACCAGAGGACTCACAAGGGCGTGAACACTTACCAGAGGACTCACACGGGCGTGGACACTTACCAGAAGACTCACAGGGGCGTGTACACTTACCAGAGGACTCACACGGGCGTGGACACTTACCAGAGGACTCACACGGGCGTGGACACTTACCAGAGGACTCACACGGGCGTGGACACTTACCAGAGGACTCACACGGGCGTGGACACTTACCAGAAGACTCACACGGGCGTGGACGCTTACCAGAGGACTCACACGGGCGTGGACACTTACCAGAAGACTCACAAGGGCGTGGACACTTACCAGAAGACTCACAAGGGCGTGGACACTTACCAGAGGACTCACAAGGGCGTGGACACTTACCAGAAGACTCACAAGGGCGTGGACACTTACCAGAGGACTCACACGGGCGTGGACACTTACCAGAGGACTCACACGGGCGTGGACACTTACCAAAAGACTCACAAGGGCGTGGACACTTACTAGAAGACTCACAAGGGCGTGGACACTTACCAGAGGACTCACAAGGGCGTGGACACTAACCAGAGGATTCACACGGGCGTGGACACTTACCAGAGGACTCACACGGGCGTGGACACTTACCAGAGGACTCACACGGGCGTGGACACTTACCAGAGAACTCACACGGGTGTGGACACTTACCAGAGGACTCACACGGGCGTGGACACTTACTAGAGGACTCACACGGGCGTGGACACTTACCAGAAGACTCACAAGAGCATGGGCACTTACCAGAGAACTCACACGGGCGTGGACACTTACCAGAGGACTCACACGGGCGTGAACACTTACCAGAGGACTCACACGAGCGTGGACACTTACCAGAGGACTCACACGGGCGTGGACACTTACCAGAAGACTCACAAGAGCATGGGCACTTACCAGAGAACTCACACGGGCGTGGACACTTACCAGAGAACTCACACGGGCGTGGACACTTACCAGAGGACTCACACGGGCGTGGACACTTACCAGAGAACTCACACGGGCGTGGACACTTACCAGAGGACTCACACGGGCGTGAACACTTACCAGAGGACTCACACGGGCGTGAACACTTACCACAGGACTCACACGGGCGTGGACACTTACCAAAGGACTCACAAGGGCGTGGACACTTACCAGAGGATTCACACGGGCGTGAACACTTACCACAGGACTCACACGGGCGTGGACACTTACCGCAGGACTAACAAAGTACTAACAAATAAAACTTCCTGATCTAAATCTAGATCATAGAGAaagaaaataaaatatttatgtgTTACGTTATTATTAAGAATTATTCATGTGTAAACAAATAATATACTGACATTTTGTGGAAAATAATTCATTGTATATTTCTGAATGATGTTATTGAAAGGAAATTGATCATCTACATATTTAAGAGATCATGAGTAAAGTTTACTTATCAATATATAATGAAAATGATAAAAGATATCTTTTCAGATAAATTATATAACTGAAAATGTCCATAGTGGCTGTGTTAACATCTCGCGGCGAACTCTGGCAAACTGTGTGCGCTACAGATAACAGTTTTTATATTTTGGTGCAAATTGTTCCCGATAGCAACAGTTTCAGGCATTCTGGGCGCCTCGTCACCAGAAGGTGTGAAATGTTATTTcagacaccatacaccactacatGTATACGTATAtgaatgcatacatacatacatgcatacatacatacatacatacatacatacatacatacatacatacatacatacatacatacatacatacattgggagatgaaattctgcaAGAATctgaaagagaaagacctggggattgatatcatgccagacctgttgcTTCTGGTAGTGtttttgttgctgctactgttgctgttggtgctactgttgctgttgctgctactgttgctgctgccgctattgttgctgctgttgctgctgctactgttgctgttggtgctactgttgctgctgctgctattgttgctgctgttgctgctgctactgttgctgttggtgctactgttgctgttggtgctactgttgctgctggtgctactgttgctgctgctgctgctgctactgttgctgctagtgctactgttgctgctgctactgttgctgttgctgatactgttgctactactgttgctgctactgttgctactactgttgctgctgctgctactgttgctgctgctgctactgttgctggtgctactgttgctgctagtgctactgttgctgctgctactgttgctgctgctgctactgttgctgctgcggttactgttgctggtgcttctgctactgctgctggtgctgctactgctgctggtgctgctactgaTGGTGGCACTGTTGTAACTACTGTTAGAGCTCCAGGAATAACTACTATCTATCATGCTGGAGGAACTATCATATAGACATCAACGACATAATCCACTAcgacatcaataatataatcaccGACGACATCAACTGTATATAACCATCAACGACAACAAAGATACCCTTTAACAACGATATAAGTAACGACGTCAACGCAGTAATCAACGATGACATCAATTCTTCAAACACCAACGTTATCAGTGCTATCGTAAACATCAGCGGCATCATCAACTGTGACGCTGGTTAGATGAGTCTCTATCCTAGACTTTAAGGCTAGAATATCCTAGACTTTAAGGCTAGAATATCCTAGACTTTAAGGCTAGAATATCCTAGACTTTAAGTCTAGGATATGTTAGTATTTAATTTAACTTTCCATCAATT is a window from the Procambarus clarkii isolate CNS0578487 chromosome 48, FALCON_Pclarkii_2.0, whole genome shotgun sequence genome containing:
- the LOC123749035 gene encoding zinc finger protein 12-like, whose product is MGTYQRTHTGVDTYQRTHTGVNTYQRTHTSVDTYQRTHTGVDTYQKTHKSMGTYQRTHTGVDTYQRTHTGVDTYQRTHTGVDTYQRTHTGVDTYQRTHTGVNTYQRTHTGVNTYHRTHTGVDTYQRTHKGVDTYQRIHTGVNTYHRTHTGVDTYRRTNKVLTNKTS
- the LOC123749037 gene encoding hornerin-like, which encodes MAIKEFSEPNFPKTRCRAAVDKNQDTEQQWARTRLTAAVGKNQTQSSSGQEPGHRAAVGKNQTHSSSGQEPDTEQLWARTRHRAAVDKNQDTEQQWARTRTQSSSGQEPDTEQQWTRTRHRAAVGKNQTQSSSGQEPDTEQQWTRTRHRAAVGNNQTQSSSGKEPDTEQQWTRPRTQSSSGQEPDTKQQWTRTRHRAIVGKNQTQSSSGQEPGHRAAVGKNQDTEQQWSSSGQEPDTEQQWTRTRTQSSSGQEPDTKQQWTRTRHRAVVGKNQTQSSSGQEPGHRAVVGKNQTQSSSGQEPDTEQQWARTRHRAAVDKNQDTEQQWARTRHRAAVDKNQTQSSSGQEPDTEQQWARTRHRAAADKNQAQSSSGQEPGHRAAVGKNQDTEQQWARTRHRAAEGKNQDTEQQWTRTRTQSSSGQEPDTEQQWTRTRTQSSSGQEPDTQQQWTRTRHRAAVGKNQTQSSSGQEPGHRAAVGKNQTQSSSGQEPDTEQQWARTRTQSSSGQEPDTEQQWTRTRHRAAVGKNQDTEQQWARTRTQSSSGQEPDTEQQWARTRTQSSSGQEPGHRAAVDKNQTQSSSGQEPGHRAAVGKNQDTEQQWARTRHRAAVDKNQDTEQQWARTRTQSSSGQEPDTEQKWTKTRHRAAVGKNQTHSSSGQEPDTEQQWARTRHRAAVDKNQYTEQQWTRTRTQSSSGQEPDTEQQWTRTRHRAAVGKNQDTEQQWARTRHRAAVDKNQAQSSSGQEPGHRAAVGKNQDTEQQWARTRHRAAVGKNQDTEQQWARTRTQSSSGQEPDTEQQWARTRTQSSSGQEPGHRAAVGKNQTQSSSGQEPGHRAAVGKNQDTEQQWARTRHRAAVDKNQTQSSSGQEPGHRAAVGKNQDTEQQWARTRHRAAVGKNQAQSSSGQEPGHRAAVGKNQTQSSSGQEPGHRAAVGKNQTQSSSGQEPGTEQQWARTRTQSSSGQEPDTQQQWARTRHRAAVDKNQDTEQQWARTRHTAAVGKNQTQSSSGQEPGTEQLLAAICLT
- the LOC123749036 gene encoding zinc finger protein 25-like, which produces MDTYQKTHRGVNTYQRTHTGVDTYQRTHKGVNTYQRTHTGVDTYQKTHRGVYTYQRTHTGVDTYQRTHTGVDTYQRTHTGVDTYQRTHTGVDTYQKTHTGVDAYQRTHTGVDTYQKTHKGVDTYQKTHKGVDTYQRTHKGVDTYQKTHKGVDTYQRTHTGVDTYQRTHTGVDTYQKTHKGVDTY